In Geminocystis sp. NIES-3709, a single genomic region encodes these proteins:
- the rpsK gene encoding 30S ribosomal protein S11, protein MARPTKRGGPKKQKKNIPTGVAYIKSTFNNTIVTITDATGNVISWATAGSSGFKGAKKGTPFAAQTAADSAARTAMDNGMRQVDVMVSGPGAGRETAIRALQGAGLEITLIRDITPIPHNGCRPPKRRRV, encoded by the coding sequence ATGGCAAGACCCACCAAAAGGGGAGGACCGAAAAAGCAGAAGAAAAACATTCCCACTGGCGTTGCTTATATTAAATCCACATTCAATAATACTATTGTAACTATTACTGATGCCACGGGTAACGTTATTTCATGGGCAACGGCGGGATCGAGCGGTTTTAAGGGAGCAAAAAAAGGTACTCCCTTTGCCGCTCAAACGGCAGCAGATAGTGCCGCAAGAACTGCTATGGACAACGGAATGAGACAGGTTGACGTGATGGTTAGCGGGCCGGGTGCAGGTAGAGAAACCGCTATCAGAGCTTTACAAGGAGCAGGATTAGAAATTACATTAATTCGGGATATTACCCCTATTCCTCACAACGGCTGTCGCCCTCCCAAAAGACGCAGAGTCTAA
- a CDS encoding DNA-directed RNA polymerase subunit alpha has product MAVFKIDCLVNKTQKNQGQYGKFVLEPLGRGQGITLGNSLRRVLLSNLEGAAVTAVRIAGVNHEFAVVEGVREDVLEIMLNMKGITFKSYTNTPQIGRLVAIGPCTVTAAKFDLPSEIDVVEPSQYICTLGKGAKLEMEFKVEKGKGYRAIEKGKDEHSSLDFLQIDSVFMPVTRVNFAVEEIRYEGEMSDRLILEIWTNGSIKPEEALSDASTILVDLFTPLMDATSISGQPEELEEPEDPASQIPIEELNLSVRAYNCLKRAQINTVADLLEYSQDDLLEIKNFGQKSAEEVIEALQQRLGITLAEGKMKETPGGDLIQSAEPVATP; this is encoded by the coding sequence GTGGCTGTGTTTAAAATAGACTGCTTAGTAAATAAAACTCAAAAAAATCAAGGACAATATGGTAAATTTGTACTAGAGCCTTTGGGAAGGGGACAAGGTATAACTTTGGGTAATTCCTTGAGGCGGGTGCTGTTGTCCAACTTAGAAGGGGCGGCGGTAACTGCCGTTAGAATCGCAGGGGTAAATCACGAATTTGCTGTTGTAGAAGGGGTAAGAGAAGATGTTTTAGAAATCATGCTAAACATGAAAGGGATTACATTTAAAAGCTACACAAACACACCTCAAATTGGTCGTTTAGTAGCCATTGGCCCTTGTACTGTTACAGCCGCTAAGTTTGATTTACCATCAGAAATAGATGTCGTTGAACCAAGTCAGTATATTTGTACTTTAGGTAAAGGTGCAAAATTAGAGATGGAGTTTAAAGTCGAGAAGGGTAAAGGTTATCGAGCCATTGAAAAAGGTAAAGATGAACATAGCTCCCTCGATTTTTTGCAAATCGATTCTGTGTTCATGCCCGTTACTAGAGTTAACTTCGCAGTAGAAGAAATTCGCTATGAAGGAGAAATGTCCGATCGTCTAATTTTAGAAATTTGGACAAATGGAAGCATAAAACCAGAAGAAGCTCTATCTGATGCGTCAACAATTTTAGTGGATTTATTTACTCCTTTAATGGACGCTACGAGCATTTCTGGTCAACCCGAAGAACTGGAAGAACCAGAAGATCCAGCAAGTCAAATACCCATTGAAGAATTGAATCTTTCTGTTCGTGCTTACAACTGTTTGAAACGAGCGCAAATCAATACGGTAGCTGATTTATTGGAATATTCTCAAGATGACCTCTTAGAAATTAAAAATTTCGGACAAAAATCTGCGGAAGAAGTTATTGAGGCTTTGCAACAGCGTTTAGGAATTACTTTAGCTGAGGGAAAAATGAAAGAAACTCCCGGTGGTGATTTAATTCAAAGTGCTGAACCCGTTGCTACCCCATAA